A single region of the Arthrobacter sp. FB24 genome encodes:
- a CDS encoding IS110-like element ISArsp3 family transposase: MEVIHPRCAGVDISKKDAKVCVRIQGRGGRSTTSTITTWGSMTGQILGLKEHLLDEHVDLVVMEATGDYWRPFYYLLEDDGLNIILVNAHDARNVPGRKTDVSDAAWLADLGAHGLVRASFVPPPPIRELRDLTRARTIITQERTREIQRLEKLLEDACIKLSSVASNITGVSGRLILQALIDGQTDPAALAEMAQRRLRSKIPELTQALNGRFTEHHRYMTGLYLHRIDAHTADINDLSARIEAAMEPFRFARELLVSIPGFSTTIAEIFIAETGADMSAFATAGQLASWAGTSPGSNESAGRVKSTKTRPGNRYLKGALGIAALSCAKSKNTYLGARYRRIASRRGPAKALVAVEHSILTAAWHMLTTGELYNDPGADYFTRQTPVKTMARAVRQLESLGYQVILEPLQQTG, from the coding sequence ATGGAGGTCATTCACCCGCGCTGCGCGGGTGTCGATATTTCAAAGAAGGACGCGAAGGTCTGTGTCCGCATCCAGGGCCGCGGCGGCCGGTCCACCACATCCACCATCACGACCTGGGGTTCGATGACGGGGCAGATCCTGGGGCTAAAGGAACACCTCCTGGACGAGCACGTGGATCTGGTGGTCATGGAGGCCACCGGTGATTACTGGCGCCCCTTCTACTACCTGCTTGAAGACGACGGACTGAACATCATCCTGGTCAATGCCCATGACGCCAGGAACGTCCCGGGCCGCAAAACCGACGTTTCCGACGCTGCCTGGCTTGCCGACCTGGGCGCCCACGGGCTGGTCCGGGCCTCCTTCGTGCCCCCGCCTCCGATCCGTGAACTGCGGGACCTGACCCGGGCCCGGACCATCATCACTCAGGAACGGACCCGGGAAATCCAGCGCCTGGAGAAACTCCTCGAGGACGCCTGCATCAAACTATCCTCGGTAGCTTCGAACATCACCGGGGTCTCCGGACGACTGATCCTCCAAGCACTCATCGACGGGCAGACCGACCCCGCGGCCCTGGCAGAGATGGCCCAACGCCGGCTGCGGTCCAAAATCCCTGAACTCACCCAAGCCCTCAACGGCCGGTTCACCGAACACCACCGCTACATGACCGGACTCTATCTGCACCGGATTGATGCCCACACCGCCGATATCAACGACCTCAGCGCCAGGATCGAGGCGGCGATGGAGCCCTTTCGTTTCGCCCGGGAGCTCCTCGTGAGCATCCCGGGGTTCAGCACCACCATCGCGGAAATCTTCATCGCCGAAACCGGCGCCGACATGAGCGCATTCGCCACCGCAGGGCAGCTGGCATCCTGGGCCGGTACTTCCCCGGGATCCAACGAATCCGCCGGACGGGTCAAATCCACCAAAACACGGCCCGGCAACCGGTACCTCAAAGGTGCCCTGGGCATCGCTGCTCTGTCCTGCGCGAAATCGAAGAACACCTACCTCGGTGCCAGATACCGGCGCATTGCCTCCCGGCGCGGACCCGCCAAAGCCCTCGTCGCCGTCGAACACTCCATCCTCACCGCAGCGTGGCACATGCTCACCACCGGCGAACTCTACAACGACCCCGGCGCCGACTACTTCACCCGGCAGACACCCGTTAAAACCATGGCCCGGGCCGTCAGACAACTAGAATCCCTCGGCTATCAAGTCATTCTCGAACCCCTGCAACAGACCGGATAA
- a CDS encoding aromatic-ring-hydroxylating dioxygenase subunit alpha has product MTDQTSVIQDVQRGMIPAHIYNDKEIFELEKERLFGRSWLFVAHESEVPEAGDYVVRRVLEDSFIISRDEQGEIRALFNMCLHRGMQVCRAEMGNASHFRCPYHGWSYRNDGRIVGLPFHKEAYGGEEGFKKKGQTLLPAPSLGVYNGLIFISLDPDAEPLEDFLGDFKFYMDYYTKQSADGIELRGPQRWRVKANWKIGAENFAGDMYHTPQTHTSVVEIGLFREPKAEKRKDGTTYWAGNGGGTTYKLPEGTLEDRLRYVGYPDDMIARMKEQWSQEQLDVVGKDGFMVSAASVFPNMSFVHNWPRVEEDSDEVLPFISIRQWQPISEDETEIVSWFAVDKNASEEFKALSYKAYLMCFGSGGMFEQDDVENWVSLTSTAGGPMARRLLLNSRMGMLENGQNVVEPLTSDEYSGPGSTRIGYSEYNQRELLRRWADHLGRPMEKAAQLHVGTDPIQAPPAGGAGPSLAPAGSTVVPTAQIISEEA; this is encoded by the coding sequence ATGACAGATCAGACCAGCGTCATCCAGGACGTGCAACGAGGCATGATTCCTGCACACATCTACAACGACAAGGAGATCTTCGAACTCGAAAAGGAGCGCCTCTTCGGACGGAGCTGGCTCTTCGTCGCCCATGAGTCGGAGGTGCCAGAAGCCGGCGACTACGTGGTGCGCCGCGTGCTGGAAGACTCATTCATCATTTCCCGCGACGAGCAGGGCGAAATCCGCGCCCTCTTCAATATGTGCCTGCACCGCGGAATGCAGGTCTGCCGGGCCGAAATGGGAAACGCCTCGCATTTCCGTTGCCCCTACCACGGCTGGTCCTACCGCAATGACGGACGCATTGTGGGCCTGCCGTTCCATAAGGAGGCCTACGGCGGCGAAGAGGGCTTCAAGAAAAAAGGGCAGACCCTGCTTCCCGCCCCGTCCCTGGGCGTATATAACGGGCTGATTTTCATTAGCCTTGACCCCGACGCGGAACCCCTCGAGGACTTCCTGGGCGACTTCAAGTTCTACATGGACTACTACACCAAGCAAAGTGCTGACGGCATTGAACTCCGCGGCCCTCAGCGGTGGCGGGTCAAGGCGAACTGGAAGATCGGTGCCGAAAACTTCGCCGGCGACATGTACCACACGCCCCAAACGCACACGTCGGTGGTTGAAATTGGCCTCTTCCGCGAGCCAAAGGCGGAGAAGCGCAAGGATGGCACAACGTACTGGGCCGGTAACGGCGGCGGAACCACCTACAAGCTTCCCGAAGGCACCCTGGAAGACCGGCTGCGCTACGTCGGTTACCCGGACGACATGATCGCGCGGATGAAGGAACAATGGAGCCAGGAGCAGCTCGATGTCGTGGGCAAGGACGGGTTCATGGTCTCGGCCGCCTCGGTCTTCCCAAACATGAGCTTCGTCCATAACTGGCCCCGTGTAGAAGAAGACTCCGACGAAGTTCTCCCATTTATCTCCATCCGCCAATGGCAGCCCATCAGCGAAGACGAGACCGAGATCGTTTCCTGGTTCGCCGTGGACAAGAACGCGTCCGAGGAATTCAAGGCGCTTTCGTACAAGGCCTATCTCATGTGCTTCGGCAGCGGCGGCATGTTCGAACAGGATGACGTTGAAAACTGGGTCTCGCTGACGAGCACGGCGGGTGGCCCGATGGCCCGCCGCCTGCTGCTCAACAGCCGTATGGGCATGCTGGAAAACGGGCAGAACGTTGTAGAACCGCTGACCTCCGATGAGTATTCAGGGCCAGGTTCCACCCGGATCGGCTACAGCGAATACAACCAGCGTGAACTGCTGCGGCGGTGGGCCGACCACTTGGGACGGCCGATGGAGAAGGCGGCTCAGCTGCACGTCGGCACCGACCCGATTCAGGCACCCCCGGCCGGCGGGGCGGGCCCTTCACTGGCCCCCGCCGGAAGCACCGTTGTCCCAACTGCGCAGATCATTTCAGAGGAGGCCTAG
- a CDS encoding 3-phenylpropionate/cinnamic acid dioxygenase subunit beta: protein MSVEADRNGKTLSEQSVLGGHAPRTQRTGESLPFDDALHLQAHRWLVDEAYLLDAQDYDAWMSRIAEDVHYLMPVRVTTALGAGYTTSPGMAHLDENRYSLSRRVARFATEHAWTEDPPSRLRHYVTNVRTFRTDNPDEIIVDSAVLLFRSRGDVREAATVSAGREDLLRRTGTGWELARRTIMVDESVIRMQNLAIFL, encoded by the coding sequence ATGAGTGTTGAAGCCGACCGCAACGGCAAGACCCTTTCCGAACAGTCCGTTCTGGGCGGGCATGCCCCGCGCACCCAGAGAACAGGAGAATCCCTCCCGTTCGACGACGCGCTCCACCTTCAGGCGCACCGCTGGCTGGTTGATGAAGCCTATCTCCTGGACGCCCAGGACTACGACGCCTGGATGTCACGAATCGCTGAAGACGTGCACTATCTCATGCCGGTCCGGGTAACGACCGCCCTCGGCGCCGGATACACCACGTCCCCCGGCATGGCCCATCTCGACGAAAACAGGTACTCGCTCAGCCGGCGGGTAGCGCGTTTCGCCACCGAACATGCCTGGACAGAAGACCCGCCTTCACGGTTACGCCACTACGTCACGAACGTTCGAACATTCCGCACAGACAATCCGGATGAAATCATCGTGGATTCGGCGGTCCTGCTCTTCCGCAGCAGGGGTGACGTGCGTGAAGCAGCCACGGTGTCCGCCGGCCGGGAAGACCTGCTGCGCCGTACCGGAACGGGATGGGAGCTCGCACGCCGAACCATCATGGTGGACGAATCGGTTATCCGCATGCAGAACCTGGCCATATTCCTATGA
- a CDS encoding ferredoxin, with protein sequence MPVVKADLAACQGYANCVVGATDYFDLDDDGIVVLLKTEVPEADRARVVEAARSCPVSALIVED encoded by the coding sequence ATGCCTGTCGTAAAAGCAGACCTCGCAGCCTGCCAAGGGTACGCCAACTGCGTTGTCGGGGCGACCGACTACTTCGATCTGGATGATGACGGGATCGTAGTCCTCCTCAAGACCGAGGTACCCGAGGCTGACCGAGCCCGCGTCGTGGAGGCAGCCCGCAGCTGCCCCGTTTCCGCCCTGATAGTGGAGGACTAG
- a CDS encoding NAD(P)/FAD-dependent oxidoreductase, giving the protein MDTVTVIVGSSIGGVRTAQSLRLEGYEGRIVIVGEETELPYDKPPLSKAVLAGTATEASACLLNRDQAQELGIELELGHAATGIDVAGNLLQLQGREALRFDNLVIATGAFARPSPWGHRPGIHVLRTLDDARSLRADLAKGGQLAVIGAGFIGAEAAATARGLGLEVTVIDPLPVPMSRIFNAEVGQWFGDLHRSNGVTTIFGTGVETIDGEQGSFTLRLTNGQNLEAATVLVGIGAVPNDAWLSSSGLLVDNGLVLDEYCRTVDAPQIYGVGDVARWRHQKHGEDIRIEHWTNAVEQAACVAYNITHPENPRAYTPVEYVWSDQHDWKIQVVGRVGGNAEHVTIGHPEVHGRFAALYTVDGTNLSGAAIVNWPKALLACRRGMGPGITVQELREKLEPMLDPQPLTAS; this is encoded by the coding sequence TTGGATACAGTAACTGTCATCGTCGGTTCCTCCATCGGGGGCGTGCGCACGGCGCAGTCCTTACGCCTGGAGGGATACGAAGGACGCATCGTCATCGTCGGTGAAGAAACAGAACTGCCCTACGACAAACCACCCTTGTCCAAGGCCGTCCTGGCGGGTACAGCGACCGAAGCCTCCGCCTGCTTGCTGAACCGCGACCAGGCGCAGGAACTGGGCATAGAACTGGAGCTTGGACATGCCGCTACCGGGATCGACGTCGCGGGCAACCTGCTCCAGCTGCAGGGCCGTGAAGCTCTGCGCTTCGATAACTTGGTCATTGCCACAGGCGCCTTTGCCCGGCCCTCCCCGTGGGGACACCGGCCCGGCATCCATGTTCTTCGTACCCTCGACGATGCCCGCAGCCTTCGCGCAGATCTTGCAAAGGGGGGACAGCTGGCTGTCATCGGTGCGGGGTTCATCGGGGCAGAAGCCGCGGCGACAGCACGAGGACTCGGTCTGGAAGTGACAGTCATTGACCCCCTCCCGGTCCCCATGAGCCGGATCTTCAATGCTGAAGTCGGGCAATGGTTCGGAGACCTTCACCGCAGCAACGGCGTGACGACGATCTTTGGTACCGGGGTTGAGACCATCGACGGCGAACAGGGCTCCTTCACCCTGCGGCTCACCAACGGCCAGAACCTGGAGGCCGCCACAGTTCTGGTCGGAATTGGCGCCGTTCCCAATGATGCCTGGCTCAGTTCTTCGGGTCTGCTCGTGGATAACGGACTGGTGCTCGACGAATACTGCCGTACGGTGGACGCCCCGCAAATCTACGGCGTCGGCGACGTTGCCCGGTGGCGGCACCAAAAACACGGCGAGGATATCCGGATTGAGCACTGGACGAACGCCGTCGAGCAGGCAGCGTGCGTGGCTTACAACATCACCCATCCGGAGAACCCCCGCGCCTACACTCCGGTCGAATACGTCTGGAGCGACCAACATGACTGGAAGATCCAGGTGGTAGGCCGGGTGGGCGGAAACGCCGAACACGTTACCATCGGGCATCCGGAAGTTCACGGCCGCTTTGCCGCCCTCTACACAGTCGACGGTACCAACCTGAGCGGTGCAGCGATCGTGAACTGGCCAAAGGCCCTTCTGGCATGCCGGCGGGGCATGGGTCCGGGGATCACGGTCCAAGAACTGCGGGAAAAACTAGAACCGATGCTGGACCCCCAGCCACTGACGGCATCGTAA
- a CDS encoding class II aldolase/adducin family protein yields MGQTQPPPAHAAEREAIALACRVLAHRGLADGILGHISLRIGENSLLVRCRGPQERGLAFTEASDIRLVDLDGNPAAEGELEGGYAVPNELPLHTELLRQRSDINAVVHAHPPRVVAADLAGLGVRPIVGAFDIPGTRLAAGGVPVYPRGVLVRNRQLAAEMLHAMGDRPIVLLRGHGLTSAAETVEQAVLQAISVDTLAGLSLQVTASGGELADLPESDMAELPDLGGSFNTQTAWRHELARLKAAE; encoded by the coding sequence ATGGGACAAACTCAGCCGCCCCCGGCACACGCCGCGGAAAGGGAAGCCATTGCATTGGCCTGCCGCGTGCTGGCACACCGCGGCCTGGCAGACGGAATCCTCGGCCATATCAGCCTCCGAATAGGCGAGAACAGCCTGCTCGTTCGATGCAGGGGCCCCCAGGAGCGAGGATTGGCATTCACCGAAGCCAGCGACATCCGCCTGGTGGACCTCGACGGCAACCCTGCTGCTGAGGGCGAGCTGGAGGGAGGCTACGCCGTCCCGAACGAACTTCCACTGCACACCGAACTGTTACGGCAACGCAGTGACATTAACGCGGTCGTCCACGCGCACCCGCCGCGGGTTGTCGCCGCGGACCTCGCCGGGCTTGGTGTCCGCCCGATCGTCGGAGCCTTCGATATTCCCGGGACCCGCCTGGCAGCCGGCGGGGTGCCCGTGTACCCGCGAGGAGTGCTGGTCAGGAACCGCCAGCTGGCGGCGGAAATGCTCCACGCCATGGGTGACCGTCCTATAGTGCTGCTCCGCGGCCATGGGCTGACCAGCGCCGCGGAGACTGTGGAGCAAGCAGTGCTCCAGGCGATCAGCGTAGATACGCTTGCCGGGTTGTCACTCCAGGTAACGGCATCCGGGGGAGAGCTCGCAGACCTTCCAGAATCGGACATGGCTGAACTGCCCGACCTGGGTGGATCGTTCAACACCCAAACGGCCTGGAGACACGAACTCGCCCGGCTGAAGGCCGCCGAGTGA
- a CDS encoding IclR family transcriptional regulator yields the protein MLGMQSTNTDTESRNGPPPQYRIESVDNALRLLLLFETQPSIRLTDASNYLGVASSTAHRLMGMLLYRGFVRQNPATRAYEPGQALSSIAFAIRRQVDIRTLARPVLEQLFQQTGETVHFARLERTDAQFIDAIESSRAVRVGSRQGLTLPANCTATGKAMLSRLTQEQLHALYPKKELPGLTGNSITSRVDLEAELDEIRRIGYATSREESEDGVTSVAVSIAGPSGTLYGINVSVPAHRMSDKLRAELGEMLRTSAEDLQGLLL from the coding sequence ATGTTAGGCATGCAGTCAACAAATACAGACACCGAGTCCAGAAACGGTCCGCCCCCGCAGTACCGTATCGAATCTGTTGACAATGCATTGCGACTGCTACTGCTATTCGAAACCCAACCCAGCATCCGGTTGACAGATGCGAGTAACTATCTGGGAGTCGCATCCTCGACGGCGCACCGGCTTATGGGGATGTTGCTCTACCGGGGTTTCGTGCGGCAAAATCCGGCTACTCGCGCCTATGAGCCAGGCCAGGCGCTCAGCTCCATTGCTTTCGCCATCAGGCGTCAAGTGGACATAAGGACCCTCGCCCGCCCTGTCCTTGAACAGCTATTCCAGCAAACAGGGGAAACGGTCCACTTCGCCCGTCTCGAGAGGACAGATGCCCAATTCATCGATGCCATCGAAAGCTCAAGGGCAGTGCGGGTAGGTTCCCGACAAGGCCTCACGTTACCGGCGAATTGCACTGCTACAGGAAAAGCGATGTTGAGCCGGCTCACCCAGGAGCAGCTACATGCGCTCTACCCGAAGAAGGAACTCCCAGGCCTGACAGGAAACTCCATAACGTCGCGGGTTGACCTTGAAGCCGAACTTGATGAAATTCGCCGCATTGGTTACGCGACAAGCAGGGAAGAAAGCGAAGACGGGGTCACTTCGGTCGCCGTATCGATTGCGGGACCGAGCGGCACGCTTTACGGAATAAACGTTTCGGTGCCCGCCCATCGCATGTCCGACAAGCTGCGAGCCGAACTCGGGGAAATGCTTCGCACCTCCGCTGAGGACCTTCAAGGACTGCTGCTTTAG
- a CDS encoding substrate-binding domain-containing protein: MKAISSMATRRVLADLAEAAAAAGLPLLQLESVGGVDAAQRVTAGEPFDLVFLAEDALQRLAAERHVDPASIAPIVLSDVAVGVAARSADAAACSGGTAFTNADELRSALRAAFRIGYSTGPSGLELLRMIDHWGMTDEVSDRLVQARPGVPVARLLADGEVDLGLQQLSELVGQPGVCILGVLPADCAISTVFAGAVATSSNNAARAAEMLAFFRSDLAASIKSLHSFRAP; encoded by the coding sequence ATGAAAGCGATCTCGTCGATGGCCACCCGCCGCGTTCTCGCCGACCTTGCCGAAGCTGCCGCCGCGGCGGGGCTACCGCTTCTGCAGCTCGAATCCGTAGGCGGAGTGGACGCCGCCCAGCGGGTGACCGCCGGCGAGCCGTTCGACCTTGTGTTCCTCGCCGAGGACGCTCTCCAACGCCTCGCTGCCGAGCGGCACGTCGACCCGGCATCCATCGCCCCGATCGTACTGTCGGATGTCGCCGTAGGCGTGGCCGCACGCAGCGCCGATGCAGCAGCATGTTCCGGAGGCACGGCCTTTACGAATGCCGACGAGCTTCGCAGCGCCCTGCGCGCGGCATTCCGCATCGGATATTCCACCGGACCGAGCGGCCTTGAGCTGTTGCGAATGATCGACCACTGGGGCATGACCGATGAAGTCAGCGACCGGCTTGTGCAGGCCCGTCCAGGCGTGCCCGTGGCGCGCCTGCTCGCAGATGGTGAGGTCGATCTCGGCCTGCAGCAGCTCAGCGAACTGGTCGGGCAGCCCGGCGTGTGTATCCTCGGCGTCCTCCCGGCCGACTGCGCGATCAGCACGGTCTTCGCGGGTGCTGTCGCGACATCCTCCAACAACGCGGCTCGTGCTGCGGAGATGTTGGCTTTCTTCCGCTCCGACCTCGCGGCATCCATCAAGTCGTTGCACAGTTTTCGCGCGCCCTGA
- a CDS encoding aldo/keto reductase encodes MRLPPIGLGCMSLSHAYGVPPSRDEGLTMLRTALDEGIGMLDTATLYGGGRNEELVGAAIVGRRDEVFLASKCGMASVDGVKVIDGRPDTLRAQVDASLSRLGVDYIDLYYLHRWDKKVPIGDSVGALVEMVAAGKIGAIGLSEVSVGRLREAQAITSIAAVQNEYSLWSRNAELGMLDATREDGVTLVAFSPVGRGFLADAIKDPTELSPNDIRRSMPRFQPEHWGANVTLLASWRELAAEAGCTPAQLALAWLISRGDHVLPIPGTTSVAHLRENMAAADISVDGALLTRAGELIGTATISGARYAPASAAEVDAETFEDAA; translated from the coding sequence GTGAGGCTACCCCCCATCGGCCTGGGCTGTATGTCGCTGAGTCACGCGTACGGTGTCCCCCCGTCGCGTGACGAGGGGCTGACGATGCTGCGCACAGCTCTCGATGAAGGCATCGGGATGCTCGACACGGCAACACTGTACGGCGGCGGCCGCAACGAAGAGCTTGTAGGTGCTGCGATCGTGGGGCGCCGTGACGAGGTCTTCCTGGCGAGCAAGTGCGGGATGGCGTCCGTCGACGGCGTGAAAGTCATCGATGGACGCCCCGATACGCTGCGGGCACAGGTCGACGCTTCGCTGAGCCGCCTTGGCGTCGACTACATCGACCTGTACTACCTTCACCGGTGGGACAAGAAGGTGCCAATCGGCGATAGCGTCGGCGCGCTGGTCGAGATGGTCGCCGCGGGCAAGATCGGCGCAATCGGCCTGTCCGAGGTGTCGGTCGGGCGACTGCGCGAGGCGCAGGCAATCACCTCTATCGCAGCCGTGCAGAACGAGTACTCGCTGTGGAGTCGCAATGCCGAGCTTGGCATGCTCGACGCCACTCGCGAGGACGGCGTGACTCTGGTTGCGTTTTCGCCGGTCGGAAGGGGTTTCCTCGCCGATGCGATCAAGGACCCAACTGAGCTGTCCCCAAACGACATCCGCCGCAGTATGCCGCGCTTCCAGCCCGAGCACTGGGGTGCAAATGTGACGCTGCTGGCCTCTTGGCGAGAGCTGGCTGCGGAGGCCGGTTGCACCCCAGCACAGCTCGCGCTGGCCTGGCTGATCTCCCGCGGCGATCATGTTCTGCCGATCCCGGGAACAACGAGCGTCGCGCACCTGCGTGAGAACATGGCGGCGGCCGACATCTCTGTCGACGGCGCGCTGCTGACGCGGGCCGGCGAGCTGATTGGCACGGCCACCATCTCTGGCGCGCGATATGCGCCAGCATCTGCCGCCGAAGTAGACGCTGAGACTTTCGAGGATGCCGCATGA
- a CDS encoding Gfo/Idh/MocA family oxidoreductase: MRVAVVGAAGAFGMKHLDGLMNIPDVEVTVVSGTRLEPTQAVAEKYGVENAVVGLDAVLERDDVDAVILATPTGLHASQTQAVLAAGKHVQVEIPLADSIVDAEAALEAAESSNRVAMVGHTRRFNPSHQLVHNRIASGEFHVQQMDVQTYFFRRTNTNAKGEARSWTDHLLWHHAAHTVDLFAYQAGKIVHANAIQGPIHPELGIAMDMSIQLKSESGAICTLSLSFNNNGPFGTFFRYIGDTETYIARYDDLYNGREEPIDVSHVAVSMNGIELQDREFISAIREGREPNSSLRHVIDCYRVLGSLEKQLS, encoded by the coding sequence ATCCGTGTGGCCGTCGTCGGCGCCGCAGGCGCCTTCGGCATGAAACATCTCGACGGCCTGATGAACATCCCCGATGTCGAGGTAACCGTCGTCAGCGGCACGCGGCTCGAACCGACCCAGGCAGTTGCCGAGAAATACGGCGTCGAGAACGCCGTTGTCGGCCTGGACGCCGTGCTCGAGCGCGACGACGTCGACGCGGTGATCCTTGCGACGCCCACGGGGCTCCACGCGTCTCAGACCCAGGCGGTGCTCGCCGCCGGCAAGCACGTGCAGGTCGAGATTCCGTTGGCCGACTCGATCGTGGACGCCGAGGCAGCGCTCGAGGCGGCTGAATCATCCAATCGCGTCGCAATGGTCGGCCACACCCGCCGCTTCAACCCCTCGCACCAGTTGGTGCATAACCGGATCGCGTCAGGGGAGTTCCACGTGCAGCAAATGGACGTGCAGACGTACTTTTTCCGCCGCACCAACACGAACGCGAAGGGCGAGGCCCGGTCCTGGACCGACCACCTGCTATGGCATCATGCCGCGCACACCGTTGACTTGTTCGCCTACCAGGCAGGCAAGATCGTGCATGCGAACGCGATCCAGGGCCCGATCCACCCTGAACTCGGCATCGCGATGGACATGTCGATCCAGCTCAAGAGCGAGTCGGGCGCGATCTGTACACTGTCGCTGTCGTTCAACAACAACGGGCCGTTCGGCACGTTCTTCCGCTACATCGGCGACACCGAGACCTACATCGCGCGTTACGACGATCTCTACAACGGCCGTGAGGAGCCGATAGACGTGTCGCATGTCGCTGTCAGCATGAACGGTATTGAGCTGCAGGATCGTGAATTCATTTCGGCTATCCGCGAGGGACGCGAGCCGAACTCCTCGCTTCGCCACGTGATCGACTGCTACCGAGTGCTCGGCTCGCTTGAGAAGCAGCTGTCGTGA
- a CDS encoding protocatechuate 4,5-dioxygenase subunit alpha/beta, whose product MTLDKPYKDVPGTTIFDADQARKGYNLNQFCMSLMKPENRERYLADRGAYLDEWPLNPVQRQAVLDIDLNTCIAEGGNIYFLAKIGATHGLSFQQMAGSMTGMSEAAYRDMMIGGGRRPEGNRLKDLDGWTPPEPGEKAETVRQDAPAQYTSALFTSHVPAIGAAMDLGKTEEPYWKKVFSGYEWTREWAKENLPDVVILVYNDHATAFDSSIIPTFVLGTGAEYPVADEGYGPRPVPDVKGYPELAAHIAQSVIQDDFDLTLVNEMVVDHGLTVPLSLVYGDVEEWPVRVIPLAVNVVQYPVPSGRRCYELGRALRRALDKWDGEPLNVQIWGTGGMSHQLQGPRAGLINEEWDNAFLDHLIADPVGLTEWQHMEYVDEAGSEGIELVDWLIARGAMDDQFGGESPEVNHRFYHVPASNTAVGHLVLTNPTD is encoded by the coding sequence ATGACACTCGACAAACCATACAAAGACGTCCCTGGCACCACCATCTTTGATGCCGACCAGGCCCGAAAGGGCTACAACCTAAACCAGTTCTGCATGTCGCTGATGAAACCGGAGAACCGCGAACGGTATCTGGCCGACCGCGGTGCGTACCTGGACGAGTGGCCTCTCAACCCGGTGCAGCGCCAGGCGGTGCTCGACATCGACCTCAACACCTGCATCGCCGAGGGCGGGAACATCTACTTCCTGGCCAAGATCGGCGCCACTCACGGCCTGAGCTTTCAGCAGATGGCCGGCTCGATGACGGGCATGTCTGAGGCCGCGTACCGAGACATGATGATCGGCGGTGGGCGCCGCCCGGAGGGAAACCGCCTCAAGGACCTCGACGGATGGACGCCTCCTGAGCCCGGCGAGAAGGCGGAGACGGTGCGGCAGGATGCTCCGGCGCAGTACACCTCGGCACTATTCACCTCGCACGTGCCGGCGATCGGCGCAGCGATGGACCTCGGTAAGACCGAGGAGCCGTACTGGAAGAAGGTGTTCTCCGGGTATGAGTGGACGCGAGAGTGGGCCAAGGAGAACCTGCCCGACGTCGTCATCCTGGTGTACAACGACCACGCCACAGCCTTCGACTCCTCGATCATCCCGACCTTCGTACTCGGCACCGGCGCGGAGTACCCGGTCGCGGACGAGGGCTATGGCCCCCGCCCTGTGCCCGACGTCAAAGGCTATCCCGAGCTGGCCGCACACATCGCCCAGTCCGTGATCCAGGATGACTTCGACCTCACGCTCGTCAACGAGATGGTCGTGGATCACGGCCTCACGGTGCCGCTGTCGCTTGTGTATGGCGATGTCGAGGAATGGCCCGTCAGGGTCATCCCCCTCGCCGTGAACGTTGTGCAGTATCCGGTGCCGTCCGGACGTCGCTGCTACGAACTCGGGCGTGCGCTCCGCCGCGCGCTGGACAAGTGGGACGGTGAGCCGCTCAACGTTCAAATTTGGGGAACCGGCGGCATGAGCCACCAGCTGCAGGGCCCCCGCGCTGGCCTCATTAACGAGGAGTGGGACAACGCATTCCTGGACCACCTCATCGCCGACCCCGTGGGCCTGACAGAATGGCAGCACATGGAGTACGTCGACGAGGCCGGTTCCGAGGGCATCGAGCTAGTCGACTGGCTCATCGCGCGCGGTGCGATGGATGATCAGTTCGGAGGCGAGAGCCCCGAGGTGAATCACCGCTTTTACCACGTGCCCGCGTCGAACACCGCCGTCGGCCACCTTGTTCTCACGAACCCGACCGACTGA